A single genomic interval of Pseudorca crassidens isolate mPseCra1 chromosome 19, mPseCra1.hap1, whole genome shotgun sequence harbors:
- the WIPF2 gene encoding WAS/WASL-interacting protein family member 2 has protein sequence MPIPPPPPPPPGPPPPPTSNQANTELPKLSRDEQRGRGALLQDICKGTRLKKVTNVNDRSAPLLEKPRGSSGGYGSGAAALQPKGGLFQGGVPKLRPVGAKDGSENLAGKPALQVPSSRAAAPRPPGSTASGRPQDDTDSNRASLPELPRMQRPSLPDLSRPNTTSNTGMKHSSSAPPPPPPGRRANAPPTPLPVHSSKAAAYNREKPLPPTPGQRLHLGREGPPAPPPVKPPPSPVNVRTGPGGQSPAPPPPPYRQPPGVPNGPSSPTNESAPELPQRHNSLHRKTPGPVRGLAPPPPTSASPSLQSNRPPPPARDPPSRGAAPPPPPPMIRNGARDAPPPPPPYRMHGSEPLSRGRPPPPPSRTPAGPPPPPPPPLRNGHRDSITTVRSFLDDFESKYSFHPVEDFPAPEEYKHFQRIYPSKTNRAARGAPPLPPILR, from the exons ATGccaattcctcctccccctccaccaccccctggtcctcctccacctcccactTCTAATCAG GCCAACACTGAGCTGCCCAAGCTGAGTAGAGATGAGCAGCGGGGTCGAGGTGCTCTCTTACAGGACATCTGCAAAGGGACCAGGCTGAAGAAGGTGACCAACGTTAATGATCGGAGCGCTCCCCTCCTCGAGA AACCCAGAGGAAGCAGTGGTGGTTATGGCTCTGGAGCAGCTGCCCTGCAGCCCAAGGGAGGTCTCTTCCAAGGAGGAGTGCCCAAGCTCCGCCCTGTGGGAGCCAAGGACGGTTCAG AGAACCTAGCTGGCAAGCCAGCCCTACAAGTCCCCAGTTCTCGAGCTGCTGCCCCAAGGCCTCCAGGGTCTACAGCCAGCGGGCGCCCTCAGGATGATACAGACAGCAACCGAGCCTCACTCCCAGAACTGCCCCGGATGCAGAGACCCTCGTTACCGGACCTCTCTCGGCCTAATACCACCAGCAATACGGGCATGAAGCACAGCTCCTCCGCCCCTCCTCCGCCTCCCCCGGGGCGGCGTGCCAACGCCCCCCCTACGCCTCTGCCTGTGCACAGCAGCAAAGCCGCAGCCTACAACAGAGAGAAGCCCCTGCCACCCACACCTGGACAGCGGCTTCACCTTGGTCGAGAGGGACCTCCCGCTCCACCCCCAGTCAAGCCGCCTCCTTCCCCTGTGAATGTCAGAACAGGACCAGGTGGCCAGTCTCCAGCTCCTCCGCCTCCGCCTTACCGCCAGCCTCCCGGGGTCCCCAATGGACCCTCCAGTCCCACTAACGAGTCAGCCCCTGAGCTGCCACAGAGACACAATTCTTTGCATAGGAAGACACCAGGGCCTGTCAGAGGCCTAGCGCCTCCTCCACCCACCTCAGCCTCCCCTTCTTTACAGAGTAATAGGCCACCTCCCCCAGCCCGAGACCCTCCCAGTCGGGGAGCAG CTCCTCCACCCCCGCCACCCATGATCCGAAATGGTGCCAGGgatgccccccctccccccccaccgtACCGAATGCATGGGTCAGAACCCCTGAGCCGAGGAAGGCCCCCGCCTCCACCCTCAAGGACGCCAGCTGGGCCCCCCCCGCCGCCTCCACCACCCCTGAGGAATGGCCACAGAGATTCTATTACCACTGTCCGATCTTTCTTGG ATGATTTTGAGTCAAAGTATTCTTTCCATCCAGTAGAAGACTTTCCTGCTCCAGAAGAGTATAAACACTTTCAGAGAATATATCCCAGCAAAACAAACCGAG ctgcCCGTGGAGCCCCACCTCTGCCGCCCATTCTCAGGTGA